One Qiania dongpingensis genomic window carries:
- a CDS encoding FeoB-associated Cys-rich membrane protein, which produces MLAFLYENLATILIALAVVGLAALAVRSIRKGKKQGKSCGGCSGCCGSCHETGACHSDRP; this is translated from the coding sequence ATGTTGGCATTTTTATATGAGAACCTGGCAACCATTCTGATCGCTTTGGCGGTCGTAGGGCTTGCAGCCCTGGCAGTGAGAAGTATCCGAAAGGGTAAGAAGCAGGGGAAATCCTGCGGCGGATGCAGCGGCTGCTGCGGCAGCTGTCATGAGACTGGGGCCTGCCACAGCGACAGACCGTGA
- a CDS encoding metal-dependent transcriptional regulator, producing MKIQESAENYLETILILSQKKANVRSIDIANELEFSKPSVSVAMKNLRQNGSIVMDEDGFITLTDAGRQIAETIYERHTLISGWLIQLGVSEKTAKEDACRMEHVISAESFAAIKRHVTGNTEVPDGK from the coding sequence ATGAAAATACAAGAATCTGCTGAAAATTATCTGGAGACCATATTGATTTTGAGTCAGAAGAAAGCGAATGTCCGTTCCATCGATATCGCCAATGAATTGGAATTTTCCAAACCCAGCGTCAGCGTCGCGATGAAGAACCTGCGTCAAAACGGTTCCATCGTCATGGACGAGGATGGTTTCATTACTCTGACTGATGCCGGCCGTCAGATTGCCGAGACGATTTATGAACGCCATACCCTCATCTCCGGCTGGCTCATCCAGCTGGGCGTATCCGAAAAGACCGCCAAGGAAGACGCCTGCCGAATGGAGCACGTCATCAGCGCGGAAAGCTTTGCAGCCATCAAACGGCATGTCACGGGAAACACAGAAGTGCCGGACGGTAAATAA
- a CDS encoding Fur family transcriptional regulator produces the protein MWNKERIIREMRSRGCRITEQRKILIEIIIKNKYHCSKEIYYEALKQDPSIGMATVYRTINVLQDMGILKKECSMSTQTAGWDFGCDMKCRIAYSGGAQAEEREDAELYEQIKGFLQQRGYLRGKDFRAVILVDG, from the coding sequence ATGTGGAATAAAGAACGGATCATCCGGGAAATGCGGAGCAGAGGCTGCCGCATTACGGAGCAGAGGAAGATATTGATAGAGATTATCATAAAAAATAAATACCATTGCAGCAAGGAAATTTATTATGAAGCGCTGAAGCAGGATCCATCCATTGGGATGGCGACGGTCTACCGCACGATAAACGTGCTGCAGGATATGGGAATACTGAAGAAGGAGTGCAGCATGTCGACTCAGACAGCAGGCTGGGATTTTGGCTGTGACATGAAATGCAGGATCGCTTATTCAGGAGGCGCCCAGGCGGAAGAAAGGGAAGATGCAGAGCTTTATGAACAGATCAAAGGATTTCTGCAGCAAAGAGGATATCTCAGAGGGAAGGATTTCCGCGCTGTGATATTGGTGGACGGCTGA
- a CDS encoding DUF2325 domain-containing protein, with amino-acid sequence MSIVIVGGHDRMVCQYKKICKNFNCKAKVFTQMAAGMNKQIGRPDLLVLFTNTVSHKMIKCAVDEAKRANIEIIRCHTSSGTALCEILERRCAEVYL; translated from the coding sequence ATGAGCATTGTGATCGTAGGAGGACATGACCGTATGGTCTGTCAATATAAAAAAATCTGTAAGAATTTTAATTGTAAAGCGAAAGTTTTCACCCAGATGGCGGCCGGAATGAACAAACAGATAGGACGTCCGGATCTCCTGGTGCTTTTTACCAATACGGTTTCCCATAAAATGATCAAATGCGCGGTGGACGAAGCAAAACGGGCCAATATAGAAATCATACGCTGCCATACCAGCAGCGGGACCGCACTCTGCGAGATATTGGAAAGAAGATGCGCGGAAGTATACCTTTGA
- a CDS encoding phosphopentomutase codes for MKRIILIVLDSVGIGEMPDAGEYGDTGSNTLRAAARSTRFSMPNMKKLGLFHIDGVSECNGENTESFDGAVGRLAEASKGKDTTTGHWEIAGIISEAPMPTFPEGFPDELLDEFKRRTGRGVLCNRPYSGTDAIRDFGEEHMETGDLIVYTSADSVFQVAAHEEVVPVDELYRICETARELCTGKYGVGRVIARPFIGEPGGFKRTERRHDFSLTPPGDTMLDVLLENGKDVLAVGKINDIFAGKGIGKFVRTGGNADGIEKTIEYMKQDFEGLCFTNLVDYDMLYGHRNDVDGYAEALSYFDAKLPELLALLKEEDILMVTADHGCDPSTPSTDHSREYIPVVIVGKPVKPGVNIGTRKSFADIGKTVLDYFGLEGAISGKSFLYEILKEKEILD; via the coding sequence ATGAAAAGAATAATATTGATTGTGCTGGACAGTGTCGGCATTGGGGAAATGCCCGATGCAGGTGAATATGGAGATACGGGAAGCAATACCCTGAGAGCTGCGGCGAGGAGCACCCGATTCTCCATGCCGAATATGAAAAAGCTTGGGCTTTTTCACATTGACGGGGTGTCAGAATGTAACGGTGAAAATACGGAGAGCTTTGACGGGGCGGTCGGACGACTGGCAGAGGCCTCGAAGGGAAAGGATACGACTACGGGGCACTGGGAGATTGCAGGAATCATATCAGAAGCGCCGATGCCTACTTTTCCGGAAGGATTTCCCGATGAGCTTCTGGATGAGTTCAAGAGACGTACCGGAAGGGGAGTGCTCTGCAACCGTCCTTATTCCGGCACCGACGCCATACGGGATTTTGGAGAAGAGCACATGGAAACGGGAGATTTGATTGTCTATACATCTGCGGACAGTGTGTTTCAGGTAGCCGCCCATGAAGAAGTGGTGCCGGTGGATGAGCTTTACCGGATCTGTGAGACGGCCAGAGAACTCTGTACCGGAAAATATGGGGTGGGAAGGGTCATTGCCAGGCCTTTTATCGGAGAGCCGGGAGGTTTTAAAAGAACAGAAAGAAGGCATGATTTTTCCCTGACGCCTCCCGGAGACACCATGCTGGATGTTCTCCTTGAAAACGGGAAAGATGTGTTGGCAGTAGGAAAGATTAACGATATATTTGCCGGAAAGGGTATCGGAAAATTTGTCCGGACCGGAGGAAATGCGGATGGAATCGAAAAGACCATTGAATATATGAAACAGGATTTTGAAGGGCTTTGCTTTACGAATCTGGTAGACTATGACATGCTGTACGGCCACAGAAATGATGTGGACGGATATGCGGAAGCTCTGAGCTATTTTGATGCGAAGCTTCCGGAGCTCCTGGCCCTCCTTAAAGAGGAAGATATCCTCATGGTGACGGCCGACCACGGCTGCGATCCTTCTACGCCTTCCACCGACCATTCCAGGGAATATATCCCGGTGGTGATTGTGGGAAAACCGGTGAAGCCCGGCGTGAATATCGGCACCAGGAAAAGCTTTGCCGATATCGGAAAGACGGTCCTAGACTATTTTGGATTGGAGGGGGCGATTTCGGGGAAGAGCTTTCTTTACGAGATACTGAAAGAAAAGGAAATTTTAGATTAG
- a CDS encoding metallophosphoesterase, whose protein sequence is MRSRLFQSAAAFALAAVIGLSSVNIPNVNAETSTSAQESGAASLEESTTQSSFGETDSGTSSGTEGAGEETTSVGESISSETKESIKDESSFEESIGKTGDSTAPPENDIPQELDSGSALALSRSASASADASPLIVTEIVPAGPTSQQLTYTEVYNNSDAVINFGEYTFYYQYPSGGGQVWNTGEFNIEPGKTIVLWQNSKGASVDTFNAYYGTNLTEGKDIYRINYSGIHTTAQRGFAFGRDENSIICYAECNVGGADITDRNSKLAVQYQYSGHGTVSQKKEVSAATPGTVADWQVPDEAVHYETPAQITVSDVTGPDNLASTADTLDITAKVTGNQGIGKAYLHYRQAAGMKEETVEMTQEEGSDTVTASVPKSKFWSDSVSWYVSATYGGSYSEKSGERTTAVEYPELSDEEKAPLVVTEVVTPIEVSSGAYQGNSQFSYVELYNRTSSAINYSYYKLFYEYTGTSTADKTWTVSEPVVMVQPGDTIIVWLSSNGNTVDDFNTFYGTDLTEGQDIVRINYAGFHNTQWRTLKFGRTADKIFACASFNEGNKATIDKTGNQSIQYTYPRTADGKSLIVTTDTAPTPGTVEDWQVPADQSRFTGYDGYPADDGTAPSLTLHDSCPASILEGEEMFVTFDIADNMGLLGTKLYYRLDNDTEWSVITETSRRVSYYYLARIPADVLFGHDSVEFYVEAFNNFRSTKTGTYKVGIDSLNEVNGIRLNVADSSILRGVTTITANDGGNNASTKIKVDGSEVTSVPVLENGAYFALTATGRDSYFKNAVTAPYGENSREIIRYIAKWADLDSKVIHIDNKYFSYNADKSCYEVTLTLWAGDSGTPFEDLYIPDENHEDYTVTNLRMLLANGKEYLPVSIGPDDVETSAKTNLSTALDAIHTIGDSAGMCTRLEAKFEIPAADVTAVGYELDTTGLADGVHTITAEAGGKTVTASVTVDNTVPSVEIGIDEDEDVTGTLVIDPQVSDEGGVSEVSAILDGTEIELPYSRAVRDMEEGSHELTILAEDLAGNLAQDSVHFNVSDVNPAIKKAETTDITSDSSRLSVSLEDINTEGAQVSFYKGKSLTAENGDITVQEGEEDLPYQLFTIQTGEIKEEDSVFVNWSGTASNADSSHAVKMYVFNTAADSWEVIGTPDAAGSMEASFTAKDHLSDGKALVLVQCRAELSNPSTDIGELGILENEDQITAADDESGSWDGTGRPEDYDFSFAWITDTQYYCESWPEHYMNQNQWIVDNADDWKIKYVLHTGDIVDEYDMIGQWENADKAMKIFDDAGMPYGVLAGNHDVAAGNVLYQNYWNYFGEDRFSDMPCYGGSYNNNAGHYDLLSQNGQDFIMLYMSWDIYTDEINWMNEVLAKYPDRKAIILLHRYTNVRENGGTYLDYAGKVLQEQVVAKNPNVIAVLNGHYHGSSFETTAFDDDKDGIKERTVYQICTDYQSAFEGGEEYIKFLYFDLDENKIYMNSYSPLHDDFNYYDTAKYSSYEEGEKGSSIDIFELNVKFDTTEKTLECSRFSAGVRTAELLGTADVSELQAEMAWTGLQEESGYTWYASVTNDKGGLAVSSLQSFVTEKKEEPSAEPTDPTEENPTEPSSDNTESTVPTAGSTTAAAVPTTASGGKGTSGKGTSVKSGQVKTGDSAVPVLWGAVLVLAGGSLLAASLLKKKKNMENKQKGR, encoded by the coding sequence ATGAGAAGCAGGCTTTTTCAATCAGCAGCGGCTTTTGCATTGGCGGCGGTGATAGGACTTTCATCTGTCAATATCCCCAATGTAAACGCAGAGACATCAACTTCCGCTCAGGAGAGCGGGGCGGCTTCTTTGGAAGAATCGACTACACAGTCATCTTTCGGGGAGACAGACAGCGGGACGTCGTCCGGAACAGAAGGCGCCGGAGAAGAAACGACATCCGTCGGGGAGAGTATATCATCAGAAACAAAAGAGAGTATAAAGGATGAGAGCTCCTTTGAAGAATCCATCGGAAAAACCGGGGACAGTACGGCCCCCCCGGAGAATGATATTCCTCAGGAACTGGACAGTGGTTCGGCGTTGGCTCTGTCAAGGAGTGCGTCGGCTTCGGCGGATGCTTCGCCGCTGATTGTGACGGAGATCGTTCCGGCCGGTCCGACGAGCCAGCAGCTGACCTATACAGAGGTATATAACAATTCAGACGCCGTCATCAACTTCGGCGAGTATACGTTTTACTATCAGTATCCGAGCGGAGGAGGACAGGTCTGGAACACAGGAGAATTCAACATTGAACCTGGAAAGACCATTGTCCTCTGGCAGAACAGCAAAGGAGCTTCTGTAGATACTTTTAATGCGTATTATGGAACTAACCTGACAGAAGGAAAGGACATTTACCGAATCAACTATTCGGGCATCCACACCACAGCACAGAGGGGCTTTGCTTTTGGAAGGGACGAGAACAGTATCATCTGTTATGCAGAATGTAATGTGGGCGGTGCGGATATCACCGACCGGAACAGCAAACTGGCCGTACAGTACCAGTATTCCGGCCACGGAACGGTTTCCCAGAAGAAGGAGGTATCTGCGGCGACTCCCGGTACGGTGGCGGACTGGCAGGTGCCGGACGAAGCGGTACATTATGAAACGCCCGCCCAGATAACCGTATCTGATGTGACCGGCCCTGATAATCTGGCCAGCACGGCAGATACTCTGGACATTACTGCCAAGGTCACGGGAAATCAAGGGATAGGAAAGGCATACTTGCACTACAGACAGGCAGCCGGGATGAAAGAGGAGACTGTCGAGATGACCCAGGAGGAAGGAAGCGATACGGTGACAGCGTCCGTACCGAAGAGTAAATTCTGGAGCGACAGCGTCAGCTGGTATGTGAGCGCCACCTATGGCGGCAGTTATTCTGAAAAAAGCGGGGAAAGGACCACAGCCGTTGAGTATCCGGAGCTGTCCGATGAGGAGAAAGCGCCTCTGGTCGTCACGGAAGTGGTGACTCCCATTGAGGTGAGCTCAGGGGCGTATCAGGGCAACTCCCAGTTTTCTTATGTGGAGCTTTATAATCGCACCAGCTCAGCCATAAACTACAGTTATTATAAACTTTTTTATGAATATACCGGGACTTCCACGGCGGACAAGACATGGACGGTCAGCGAGCCGGTGGTAATGGTACAGCCGGGCGACACCATCATAGTATGGCTGAGCAGCAATGGAAATACCGTGGACGATTTCAACACGTTTTACGGCACAGATCTGACGGAGGGTCAGGATATCGTCCGGATCAATTATGCCGGTTTCCATAATACCCAGTGGCGCACGCTGAAGTTTGGCCGCACCGCCGACAAGATTTTTGCCTGCGCTTCTTTCAATGAAGGGAACAAGGCCACGATAGACAAGACCGGGAACCAGTCGATTCAATATACTTATCCCAGGACTGCCGACGGCAAGAGCCTGATCGTGACGACAGATACGGCTCCGACTCCTGGGACCGTGGAGGACTGGCAGGTGCCGGCGGACCAGAGCCGTTTTACGGGATATGACGGATATCCGGCCGATGACGGTACGGCGCCGTCCCTCACTCTGCATGACAGCTGCCCCGCTTCCATCCTGGAAGGTGAAGAGATGTTCGTGACGTTTGATATTGCCGACAATATGGGACTTTTGGGAACGAAGCTCTATTACCGCCTGGACAATGATACGGAATGGAGCGTGATAACGGAGACCAGCCGGCGGGTTTCTTATTATTATCTGGCGCGGATTCCGGCAGATGTGCTGTTTGGTCATGATTCCGTAGAATTTTATGTGGAGGCGTTTAATAACTTCAGAAGCACGAAAACGGGTACTTACAAAGTCGGCATTGACAGCCTGAACGAAGTGAACGGGATTCGTCTGAATGTGGCTGACAGCAGTATCCTTCGGGGAGTGACCACGATCACGGCCAATGACGGTGGCAATAATGCTTCTACCAAGATAAAGGTGGACGGTTCAGAGGTGACTTCGGTTCCTGTTCTGGAGAACGGCGCATATTTTGCATTGACTGCCACAGGCCGTGACTCCTATTTCAAAAATGCCGTGACCGCCCCTTACGGGGAGAACAGCAGGGAGATCATCCGTTACATAGCCAAGTGGGCCGACCTGGATTCCAAGGTAATCCATATTGACAATAAATATTTCAGCTATAATGCAGATAAATCCTGTTATGAGGTGACGCTCACACTATGGGCCGGAGATTCCGGAACACCCTTTGAGGATCTTTATATCCCTGATGAAAACCATGAAGATTATACGGTCACGAATCTGCGTATGCTTTTGGCCAATGGAAAGGAATACCTGCCTGTATCCATAGGGCCGGATGACGTAGAGACCAGCGCCAAGACAAATCTGAGCACGGCTCTGGATGCCATCCATACCATCGGCGACAGTGCCGGTATGTGCACCCGTCTGGAAGCTAAATTTGAAATTCCGGCGGCCGATGTGACCGCTGTGGGATATGAATTGGACACGACGGGACTGGCCGACGGCGTACACACCATTACTGCTGAAGCCGGTGGAAAAACGGTGACGGCATCGGTGACTGTGGACAACACAGTTCCTTCTGTCGAAATTGGGATAGATGAGGATGAAGATGTGACAGGAACCCTGGTCATAGACCCTCAGGTGTCCGACGAGGGAGGCGTGTCAGAGGTCAGCGCTATTTTGGACGGAACGGAGATTGAGCTCCCCTACAGCCGGGCCGTGAGAGACATGGAGGAAGGGAGCCACGAACTGACCATTCTGGCTGAAGATCTGGCTGGTAATCTGGCGCAGGATAGCGTTCATTTCAATGTGAGCGATGTCAATCCGGCGATCAAGAAAGCAGAGACGACGGATATTACTTCCGACTCTTCCAGACTTTCCGTATCGCTGGAGGACATCAATACAGAAGGCGCACAGGTTTCCTTTTATAAGGGGAAGAGTCTGACTGCGGAGAACGGAGACATCACCGTTCAAGAAGGGGAAGAAGACCTGCCATATCAGCTTTTCACCATTCAGACAGGGGAAATCAAAGAAGAAGACAGTGTATTTGTCAATTGGAGCGGTACGGCGAGCAACGCGGACAGCTCCCACGCAGTGAAAATGTATGTGTTCAATACAGCGGCGGACAGCTGGGAAGTTATTGGAACTCCTGACGCGGCAGGAAGCATGGAGGCGTCCTTTACGGCCAAGGACCATTTATCGGATGGGAAAGCCCTGGTATTGGTCCAGTGCAGGGCGGAGCTCAGCAATCCTTCCACAGACATTGGCGAGCTGGGTATTTTAGAAAATGAGGACCAGATTACGGCGGCGGATGATGAATCCGGCAGCTGGGATGGGACCGGACGCCCGGAAGATTATGATTTTTCCTTTGCCTGGATCACAGATACCCAGTACTATTGCGAAAGCTGGCCGGAACATTATATGAATCAGAATCAATGGATCGTGGACAACGCGGATGACTGGAAGATCAAGTATGTCCTGCATACGGGAGACATCGTGGATGAATATGACATGATCGGCCAGTGGGAAAACGCAGATAAGGCCATGAAGATATTTGACGACGCGGGAATGCCCTATGGCGTGCTGGCCGGAAACCATGATGTGGCAGCCGGAAATGTGCTGTACCAAAATTACTGGAATTATTTTGGGGAAGACCGGTTTTCAGATATGCCCTGCTATGGAGGCTCTTATAATAACAATGCGGGCCATTATGATCTGCTTAGCCAAAACGGACAGGATTTTATCATGCTGTACATGAGCTGGGACATTTATACGGATGAGATTAACTGGATGAATGAGGTATTGGCCAAATATCCCGACAGAAAGGCGATCATCCTTCTGCACCGTTATACCAATGTAAGAGAGAACGGGGGTACTTATCTGGACTATGCGGGCAAAGTCCTCCAGGAACAGGTGGTGGCGAAAAATCCCAATGTCATCGCGGTGCTTAATGGGCATTACCATGGTTCCTCCTTTGAAACGACGGCATTTGATGATGATAAGGACGGAATTAAAGAAAGGACGGTTTACCAGATATGTACAGATTACCAGTCGGCATTTGAGGGAGGAGAGGAGTATATTAAGTTCCTGTACTTCGATCTGGATGAGAATAAGATTTATATGAATTCCTATTCGCCGCTCCATGACGACTTCAATTATTATGATACGGCAAAGTACAGCAGTTATGAAGAAGGGGAAAAGGGCAGCTCTATCGATATATTTGAGCTGAACGTAAAATTCGATACCACGGAAAAAACGCTGGAGTGCAGCCGGTTCAGCGCCGGGGTGAGGACTGCGGAACTCCTGGGGACTGCCGATGTATCGGAACTTCAGGCGGAAATGGCGTGGACGGGGCTGCAGGAAGAAAGCGGTTATACCTGGTATGCTTCTGTGACAAATGATAAAGGCGGTCTGGCCGTGAGCAGTCTGCAGAGCTTTGTGACTGAGAAAAAAGAGGAGCCGTCTGCAGAGCCAACAGACCCTACGGAGGAAAACCCTACAGAGCCGAGCTCCGATAACACAGAATCTACTGTGCCCACTGCCGGCAGCACCACTGCCGCCGCCGTTCCCACCACGGCATCGGGAGGAAAAGGGACCTCGGGAAAAGGGACTTCTGTGAAAAGCGGACAGGTGAAGACAGGCGATTCTGCGGTACCCGTACTTTGGGGAGCGGTCCTGGTCCTTGCGGGAGGAAGCCTCTTGGCAGCGTCGCTTCTAAAAAAGAAAAAAAATATGGAAAATAAGCAAAAGGGCAGGTAA
- a CDS encoding YibE/F family protein, translating into MNRISKITTAMLTGKKRALLWSAFALVILTGMIIYYGSHVKRVKINASNGSEYAKAVVTEIKEDYTGWEEGGGAYTGNQLVQVTVTSGTYKGQSCEARNSNGYEMGAYCRKGTKVVVMLSENEGVLSAVVYNYDRGTGIWSLVGLFLLTLCLIGGKKGISASAALIFTFVCILFLYIPMMYAGVSPFLAAVLVSLLILTVSILLIDGWSDKAFCAIIGTAAGILISGCAAGLFGMICHVTGYNIPDAETIIHIGENSRLQVGGVLFSGILIASLGAVMDVSVSVAAAIHEIKRNNPEFGRKQLYQSGIHVGHDMMGTMSNTLILAFAGSSVNTLLVAYAYEMPYLQIMSQYAIAIEILRGISGTLGVILTVPVESAVAAFWLCREKKGQAD; encoded by the coding sequence TTGAACAGAATATCTAAAATAACAACAGCCATGCTCACTGGTAAGAAGAGGGCGCTCCTTTGGAGCGCCTTTGCCCTGGTTATTCTGACAGGGATGATTATTTATTATGGCAGTCATGTGAAACGGGTCAAAATCAATGCCTCCAACGGCAGCGAATATGCGAAAGCAGTAGTGACGGAAATAAAAGAAGACTATACGGGATGGGAAGAAGGCGGAGGCGCTTATACTGGAAATCAGCTGGTACAGGTGACCGTCACCTCCGGGACTTATAAAGGCCAAAGCTGCGAAGCCAGAAATTCCAATGGATATGAGATGGGGGCCTACTGCCGGAAGGGCACAAAAGTGGTAGTCATGCTCAGCGAGAATGAAGGGGTGCTTTCTGCTGTGGTTTATAACTATGACAGGGGGACAGGCATTTGGTCTCTGGTAGGACTGTTTCTCCTGACGCTTTGCCTGATAGGCGGGAAAAAGGGGATATCGGCTTCCGCGGCCCTGATTTTTACCTTTGTCTGTATCCTTTTTCTCTATATACCTATGATGTATGCGGGAGTTTCCCCGTTCCTGGCGGCAGTGCTGGTTTCGCTGCTTATATTGACGGTTTCTATCCTGCTGATCGACGGCTGGAGCGATAAGGCATTCTGCGCAATCATTGGAACCGCAGCGGGAATTCTCATTTCGGGATGCGCCGCTGGCTTGTTTGGAATGATATGCCATGTCACAGGCTATAACATACCGGATGCGGAGACTATAATCCATATAGGAGAGAACAGCCGTCTCCAGGTGGGCGGAGTCTTGTTTTCCGGTATTTTGATTGCGTCCCTGGGAGCGGTGATGGATGTAAGCGTATCCGTGGCGGCAGCCATACATGAGATTAAAAGAAATAATCCGGAATTTGGAAGAAAACAGCTGTACCAGTCGGGAATCCATGTGGGACATGATATGATGGGAACCATGTCGAATACCCTGATACTGGCTTTTGCCGGGAGTTCAGTAAACACTCTGCTTGTGGCATATGCCTACGAAATGCCATATCTTCAGATCATGAGCCAGTATGCCATTGCCATAGAAATTCTGAGAGGGATATCCGGAACTCTGGGAGTCATACTGACAGTACCGGTGGAATCGGCTGTCGCGGCTTTTTGGCTTTGCCGGGAAAAGAAAGGCCAGGCGGACTGA
- a CDS encoding L-lactate dehydrogenase, with translation MTILQRSKIVVIGAGNVGEAIGYTLMLRRQASEIVLVDLNEDRAMGSALDIAHGTAFFRQAKIRKGGYDECADAEIIIITAGIARKPGQTRLDLAKTNVSIIKSITKNIMEYAENPMIIVVSNPVDIMTYVVQKESGLPSERVIGTGTALDTARFRYFISDKCNVDVCDVNAFILGEHGDSQVAIWSRATIGGNSVESFMAESGQKLDMEEIFERARDSGAEVISLKGATFYGIAMTVSRIVEAITDDENAVLPVAHVLGEDFEDWSDVAISMPCVLNREGIAKTIRIPMSIREQEAMDASTKKLKDFLREVLEQ, from the coding sequence ATGACAATCTTACAGAGGAGCAAAATCGTAGTCATCGGAGCAGGTAATGTGGGAGAAGCTATCGGCTATACTCTGATGCTGCGTCGCCAGGCCAGTGAAATCGTATTGGTGGATCTTAACGAGGACAGGGCCATGGGAAGCGCTCTGGACATTGCCCACGGCACCGCTTTCTTCCGTCAGGCAAAAATCCGCAAGGGCGGATATGACGAGTGCGCGGATGCGGAAATCATCATCATCACTGCCGGTATTGCGAGAAAACCCGGTCAGACCAGACTGGACCTTGCCAAGACCAATGTATCGATTATAAAGAGTATTACAAAGAATATCATGGAGTATGCGGAAAATCCCATGATCATCGTGGTTTCCAATCCGGTCGATATCATGACCTATGTGGTCCAGAAAGAGTCCGGACTTCCTTCAGAGCGGGTGATCGGCACAGGCACCGCGCTGGATACCGCGAGATTCCGCTATTTCATCAGCGATAAATGCAACGTGGATGTATGCGACGTCAACGCGTTCATCCTGGGTGAGCATGGAGACAGCCAGGTTGCTATTTGGAGCCGGGCGACCATCGGAGGGAATTCGGTGGAAAGCTTTATGGCAGAGAGCGGCCAGAAGCTTGATATGGAGGAGATATTCGAACGCGCCCGTGATTCAGGAGCCGAAGTGATCTCCCTGAAGGGCGCTACCTTCTATGGGATTGCCATGACCGTATCCCGTATCGTAGAAGCCATCACCGATGACGAGAATGCAGTCCTTCCCGTCGCTCATGTGCTGGGAGAAGATTTCGAGGACTGGAGTGATGTGGCCATCAGTATGCCCTGCGTCCTCAATAGAGAAGGAATCGCAAAGACGATCCGTATTCCCATGAGTATCCGCGAGCAGGAAGCTATGGACGCTTCTACGAAGAAGCTTAAAGATTTCTTAAGAGAGGTTTTGGAGCAGTAA